One Hyla sarda isolate aHylSar1 chromosome 11, aHylSar1.hap1, whole genome shotgun sequence genomic window carries:
- the SOCS4 gene encoding suppressor of cytokine signaling 4 isoform X1, with translation MKRRIWTGFGGCGRPVCAGGAARFFFRPGILPLCYSLFYYTDPAASRGLTMAENIEEKLGDLDVRPKNRSRSADRKDGYVWSGKKLSWSNKGGHSSDGGAVRAADKAEGSARSQERKHSCSSIELDLDRSCGHKLLGRSLKQKLQDAVGQCFPIKTCSSSRHQSVLSSKRKIHISELMLDKCPFPPKSDLAYRWHFIKRHTAPVSQPHTQYVVKDAPKVEPLAMAEGDEDSLSEGRAQSCEVNTGAVESVTTKASRGSKEDSDIDSDDEILTLCTSSRKRNKPKWEPDDEIFLAATPPKYHTQIDYVHCLVPDLFQINNNPCYWGVMDRYAAEALLEGKPEGTFLLRDSAQEDYLFSVSFRRYSRSLHARIEQWNHNFSFDAHDPCVFHAPDVTGLLEHYKDPSSCMFFEPLLSSPLHRTFPFTLQHICRTVICSATNYDGIDALPVPSSMKLYLKEYHYKSKVRVRRVDLPQRHHK, from the exons ATGAAGAGAAGAATCTGGACAGGGTTCGGCGGTTGCGGCCGTCCAGTATGTGCAGGAGGCGCCGCACGCTTTTTCTTTAGGCCGGGTATCCTTCCATTGTGTTACAGTCTGTTTTAT tATACGGATCCTGCAGCATCCAGAGGGTTAACCATGGCGGAAAACATAGAGGAGAAGCTCGGTGATCTTGATGTCAGGCCGAAGAATCGCAGTCGCAGCGCGGATCGGAAAGATGGATACGTTTGGAGCGGGAAGAAGCTTTCCTGGTCAAATAAAGGCGGCCACTCGTCTGACGGGGGCGCTGTGCGTGCTGCTGACAAGGCGGAGGGATCTGCGAGGAGCCAAGAGAGGAAGCACAGTTGTTCCTCCATAGAACTCGATCTGGATCGCTCCTGCGGACACAAGCTCTTGGGTCGGTCTTTGAAGCAGAAGCTACAGGACGCTGTAGGTCAATGCTTCCCCATAAAGACGTGCAGCAGCAGCCGACACCAATCTGTATTGTCTTCCAAAAGGAAAATCCATATAAGTGAACTGATGCTGGACAAATGCCCCTTCCCTCCCAAAtcagacctggcctacaggtggcACTTTATCAAAAGACACACGGCTCCCGTCAGCCAGCCGCACACCCAGTATGTGGTCAAAGACGCCCCAAAGGTGGAACCTCTAGCCATGGCCGAGGGGGACGAGGACAGTTTATCTGAGGGACGGGCCCAGTCGTGTGAGGTAAATACGGGCGCGGTAGAATCGGTCACCACCAAAGCCTCGAGGGGCAGCAAGGAGGACAGCGATATCGACTCGGACGACGAAATCCTGACTCTTTGTACAAGTTCCCGAAAGAGGAATAAACCCAAATGGGAACCGGACGACGAGATATTTCTGGCCGCCACCCCTCCGAAATATCACACCCAGATAGACTATGTCCATTGCTTGGTTCCAGACCTGTTCCAGATCAATAATAACCCGTGTTACTGGGGGGTGATGGACAGGTACGCAGCCGAGGCCTTGTTGGAAGGAAAGCCGGAAGGGACATTTTTACTCCGGGACTCTGCACAGGAAGACTACTTGTTCTCCGTCAGCTTCCGACGTTACAGCCGCTCCCTCCACGCCAGGATCGAGCAGTGGAACCATAACTTTAGCTTCGACGCCCACGACCCCTGCGTGTTCCACGCCCCCGATGTCACGGGCCTGTTGGAGCATTACAAAGACCCCAGTTCCTGTATGTTCTTCGAGCCCCTTCTCTCCAGCCCATTGCACAGGACATTCCCCTTCACCCTCCAGCACATATGCCGAACCGTCATCTGCAGCGCCACAAACTACGACGGCATCGACGCCCTCCCCGTCCCTTCTTCCATGAAACTCTACCTGAAGGAATATCATTACAAATCCAAAGTGCGGGTCCGCCGCGTCGACCTACCCCAACGGCACCATAAGTGA
- the SOCS4 gene encoding suppressor of cytokine signaling 4 isoform X2, translating into MDCESVTGMVVGDRYISPRYLSYVDNRFKEAQVPSTKSWYTDPAASRGLTMAENIEEKLGDLDVRPKNRSRSADRKDGYVWSGKKLSWSNKGGHSSDGGAVRAADKAEGSARSQERKHSCSSIELDLDRSCGHKLLGRSLKQKLQDAVGQCFPIKTCSSSRHQSVLSSKRKIHISELMLDKCPFPPKSDLAYRWHFIKRHTAPVSQPHTQYVVKDAPKVEPLAMAEGDEDSLSEGRAQSCEVNTGAVESVTTKASRGSKEDSDIDSDDEILTLCTSSRKRNKPKWEPDDEIFLAATPPKYHTQIDYVHCLVPDLFQINNNPCYWGVMDRYAAEALLEGKPEGTFLLRDSAQEDYLFSVSFRRYSRSLHARIEQWNHNFSFDAHDPCVFHAPDVTGLLEHYKDPSSCMFFEPLLSSPLHRTFPFTLQHICRTVICSATNYDGIDALPVPSSMKLYLKEYHYKSKVRVRRVDLPQRHHK; encoded by the exons ATGGACTGTGAGTCAGTCACAGGAATGGTCGTCGGGGATCGCTATATTTCGCCAAGGTACCTGTCGTATGTGGACAACAGGTTTAAGGAAGCGCAGGTCCCATCCACgaaaagctgg tATACGGATCCTGCAGCATCCAGAGGGTTAACCATGGCGGAAAACATAGAGGAGAAGCTCGGTGATCTTGATGTCAGGCCGAAGAATCGCAGTCGCAGCGCGGATCGGAAAGATGGATACGTTTGGAGCGGGAAGAAGCTTTCCTGGTCAAATAAAGGCGGCCACTCGTCTGACGGGGGCGCTGTGCGTGCTGCTGACAAGGCGGAGGGATCTGCGAGGAGCCAAGAGAGGAAGCACAGTTGTTCCTCCATAGAACTCGATCTGGATCGCTCCTGCGGACACAAGCTCTTGGGTCGGTCTTTGAAGCAGAAGCTACAGGACGCTGTAGGTCAATGCTTCCCCATAAAGACGTGCAGCAGCAGCCGACACCAATCTGTATTGTCTTCCAAAAGGAAAATCCATATAAGTGAACTGATGCTGGACAAATGCCCCTTCCCTCCCAAAtcagacctggcctacaggtggcACTTTATCAAAAGACACACGGCTCCCGTCAGCCAGCCGCACACCCAGTATGTGGTCAAAGACGCCCCAAAGGTGGAACCTCTAGCCATGGCCGAGGGGGACGAGGACAGTTTATCTGAGGGACGGGCCCAGTCGTGTGAGGTAAATACGGGCGCGGTAGAATCGGTCACCACCAAAGCCTCGAGGGGCAGCAAGGAGGACAGCGATATCGACTCGGACGACGAAATCCTGACTCTTTGTACAAGTTCCCGAAAGAGGAATAAACCCAAATGGGAACCGGACGACGAGATATTTCTGGCCGCCACCCCTCCGAAATATCACACCCAGATAGACTATGTCCATTGCTTGGTTCCAGACCTGTTCCAGATCAATAATAACCCGTGTTACTGGGGGGTGATGGACAGGTACGCAGCCGAGGCCTTGTTGGAAGGAAAGCCGGAAGGGACATTTTTACTCCGGGACTCTGCACAGGAAGACTACTTGTTCTCCGTCAGCTTCCGACGTTACAGCCGCTCCCTCCACGCCAGGATCGAGCAGTGGAACCATAACTTTAGCTTCGACGCCCACGACCCCTGCGTGTTCCACGCCCCCGATGTCACGGGCCTGTTGGAGCATTACAAAGACCCCAGTTCCTGTATGTTCTTCGAGCCCCTTCTCTCCAGCCCATTGCACAGGACATTCCCCTTCACCCTCCAGCACATATGCCGAACCGTCATCTGCAGCGCCACAAACTACGACGGCATCGACGCCCTCCCCGTCCCTTCTTCCATGAAACTCTACCTGAAGGAATATCATTACAAATCCAAAGTGCGGGTCCGCCGCGTCGACCTACCCCAACGGCACCATAAGTGA
- the SOCS4 gene encoding suppressor of cytokine signaling 4 isoform X3, translated as MESILIASSSYDDFYTHSYTDPAASRGLTMAENIEEKLGDLDVRPKNRSRSADRKDGYVWSGKKLSWSNKGGHSSDGGAVRAADKAEGSARSQERKHSCSSIELDLDRSCGHKLLGRSLKQKLQDAVGQCFPIKTCSSSRHQSVLSSKRKIHISELMLDKCPFPPKSDLAYRWHFIKRHTAPVSQPHTQYVVKDAPKVEPLAMAEGDEDSLSEGRAQSCEVNTGAVESVTTKASRGSKEDSDIDSDDEILTLCTSSRKRNKPKWEPDDEIFLAATPPKYHTQIDYVHCLVPDLFQINNNPCYWGVMDRYAAEALLEGKPEGTFLLRDSAQEDYLFSVSFRRYSRSLHARIEQWNHNFSFDAHDPCVFHAPDVTGLLEHYKDPSSCMFFEPLLSSPLHRTFPFTLQHICRTVICSATNYDGIDALPVPSSMKLYLKEYHYKSKVRVRRVDLPQRHHK; from the coding sequence tATACGGATCCTGCAGCATCCAGAGGGTTAACCATGGCGGAAAACATAGAGGAGAAGCTCGGTGATCTTGATGTCAGGCCGAAGAATCGCAGTCGCAGCGCGGATCGGAAAGATGGATACGTTTGGAGCGGGAAGAAGCTTTCCTGGTCAAATAAAGGCGGCCACTCGTCTGACGGGGGCGCTGTGCGTGCTGCTGACAAGGCGGAGGGATCTGCGAGGAGCCAAGAGAGGAAGCACAGTTGTTCCTCCATAGAACTCGATCTGGATCGCTCCTGCGGACACAAGCTCTTGGGTCGGTCTTTGAAGCAGAAGCTACAGGACGCTGTAGGTCAATGCTTCCCCATAAAGACGTGCAGCAGCAGCCGACACCAATCTGTATTGTCTTCCAAAAGGAAAATCCATATAAGTGAACTGATGCTGGACAAATGCCCCTTCCCTCCCAAAtcagacctggcctacaggtggcACTTTATCAAAAGACACACGGCTCCCGTCAGCCAGCCGCACACCCAGTATGTGGTCAAAGACGCCCCAAAGGTGGAACCTCTAGCCATGGCCGAGGGGGACGAGGACAGTTTATCTGAGGGACGGGCCCAGTCGTGTGAGGTAAATACGGGCGCGGTAGAATCGGTCACCACCAAAGCCTCGAGGGGCAGCAAGGAGGACAGCGATATCGACTCGGACGACGAAATCCTGACTCTTTGTACAAGTTCCCGAAAGAGGAATAAACCCAAATGGGAACCGGACGACGAGATATTTCTGGCCGCCACCCCTCCGAAATATCACACCCAGATAGACTATGTCCATTGCTTGGTTCCAGACCTGTTCCAGATCAATAATAACCCGTGTTACTGGGGGGTGATGGACAGGTACGCAGCCGAGGCCTTGTTGGAAGGAAAGCCGGAAGGGACATTTTTACTCCGGGACTCTGCACAGGAAGACTACTTGTTCTCCGTCAGCTTCCGACGTTACAGCCGCTCCCTCCACGCCAGGATCGAGCAGTGGAACCATAACTTTAGCTTCGACGCCCACGACCCCTGCGTGTTCCACGCCCCCGATGTCACGGGCCTGTTGGAGCATTACAAAGACCCCAGTTCCTGTATGTTCTTCGAGCCCCTTCTCTCCAGCCCATTGCACAGGACATTCCCCTTCACCCTCCAGCACATATGCCGAACCGTCATCTGCAGCGCCACAAACTACGACGGCATCGACGCCCTCCCCGTCCCTTCTTCCATGAAACTCTACCTGAAGGAATATCATTACAAATCCAAAGTGCGGGTCCGCCGCGTCGACCTACCCCAACGGCACCATAAGTGA
- the SOCS4 gene encoding suppressor of cytokine signaling 4 isoform X4, whose translation MAENIEEKLGDLDVRPKNRSRSADRKDGYVWSGKKLSWSNKGGHSSDGGAVRAADKAEGSARSQERKHSCSSIELDLDRSCGHKLLGRSLKQKLQDAVGQCFPIKTCSSSRHQSVLSSKRKIHISELMLDKCPFPPKSDLAYRWHFIKRHTAPVSQPHTQYVVKDAPKVEPLAMAEGDEDSLSEGRAQSCEVNTGAVESVTTKASRGSKEDSDIDSDDEILTLCTSSRKRNKPKWEPDDEIFLAATPPKYHTQIDYVHCLVPDLFQINNNPCYWGVMDRYAAEALLEGKPEGTFLLRDSAQEDYLFSVSFRRYSRSLHARIEQWNHNFSFDAHDPCVFHAPDVTGLLEHYKDPSSCMFFEPLLSSPLHRTFPFTLQHICRTVICSATNYDGIDALPVPSSMKLYLKEYHYKSKVRVRRVDLPQRHHK comes from the coding sequence ATGGCGGAAAACATAGAGGAGAAGCTCGGTGATCTTGATGTCAGGCCGAAGAATCGCAGTCGCAGCGCGGATCGGAAAGATGGATACGTTTGGAGCGGGAAGAAGCTTTCCTGGTCAAATAAAGGCGGCCACTCGTCTGACGGGGGCGCTGTGCGTGCTGCTGACAAGGCGGAGGGATCTGCGAGGAGCCAAGAGAGGAAGCACAGTTGTTCCTCCATAGAACTCGATCTGGATCGCTCCTGCGGACACAAGCTCTTGGGTCGGTCTTTGAAGCAGAAGCTACAGGACGCTGTAGGTCAATGCTTCCCCATAAAGACGTGCAGCAGCAGCCGACACCAATCTGTATTGTCTTCCAAAAGGAAAATCCATATAAGTGAACTGATGCTGGACAAATGCCCCTTCCCTCCCAAAtcagacctggcctacaggtggcACTTTATCAAAAGACACACGGCTCCCGTCAGCCAGCCGCACACCCAGTATGTGGTCAAAGACGCCCCAAAGGTGGAACCTCTAGCCATGGCCGAGGGGGACGAGGACAGTTTATCTGAGGGACGGGCCCAGTCGTGTGAGGTAAATACGGGCGCGGTAGAATCGGTCACCACCAAAGCCTCGAGGGGCAGCAAGGAGGACAGCGATATCGACTCGGACGACGAAATCCTGACTCTTTGTACAAGTTCCCGAAAGAGGAATAAACCCAAATGGGAACCGGACGACGAGATATTTCTGGCCGCCACCCCTCCGAAATATCACACCCAGATAGACTATGTCCATTGCTTGGTTCCAGACCTGTTCCAGATCAATAATAACCCGTGTTACTGGGGGGTGATGGACAGGTACGCAGCCGAGGCCTTGTTGGAAGGAAAGCCGGAAGGGACATTTTTACTCCGGGACTCTGCACAGGAAGACTACTTGTTCTCCGTCAGCTTCCGACGTTACAGCCGCTCCCTCCACGCCAGGATCGAGCAGTGGAACCATAACTTTAGCTTCGACGCCCACGACCCCTGCGTGTTCCACGCCCCCGATGTCACGGGCCTGTTGGAGCATTACAAAGACCCCAGTTCCTGTATGTTCTTCGAGCCCCTTCTCTCCAGCCCATTGCACAGGACATTCCCCTTCACCCTCCAGCACATATGCCGAACCGTCATCTGCAGCGCCACAAACTACGACGGCATCGACGCCCTCCCCGTCCCTTCTTCCATGAAACTCTACCTGAAGGAATATCATTACAAATCCAAAGTGCGGGTCCGCCGCGTCGACCTACCCCAACGGCACCATAAGTGA